In Heyndrickxia vini, the sequence TAAGTTGCCTTTATAACAAATGTCTATGTACAAATCTAACATGGTTAGATAGTAAAAATCGTCTTCTTTTATTAACGAAAATCCTTTATCTAGATACTCTTTCGCTTCTTCAAAATATTTTCTTCTAAACAGCTCTTGTCCAAAATTATAATAGAGCTTAAGTAGTCTATCTACGGATTGAATCTTTTTGGCAGACTGAATTAATTTATAATAATATTTGCGCGTTTCTTCTAAGCTAAATTGCGATTGAGCGTTTATTTGAAGGATAATAAGCGTTTCTGTATCAAGTATACGTGTAAAATTTAATGTTTCCTGAAAATAATGCAAAGCTTTTTGCGCATAATATTGAGCTAAAGTGTTATCATGAACGGCATGATATGAAATAGCCAAGTGATAATAATATTCTTGGCTAGAATAATTGGAATTAATTTTCTTTAGAACTTCAATAGAATTCTTATAGCTTCCGATACTAAAGTAATAGATTCCCTGAACGTGATTATATAGGTTGCTCTCATATGGTGTTAGGTTATAATCAAGTTTCTTAATTTTCTCCATTATTTTATGACACTTTTCAATTTCATAAAATACAAGATAATGACGGGCCAAAAAAAGTGAGTAACGAACTTGAAAATCGGGAATATCCTTTAATGGGTTAGCGTCAAGTGCTGCTTTTTTTACATGCATGTCTTCGGTATCTAACATAACAATAGCGTTTTGCCACTCTTGTAATGCAGCTACAAAACTTTTGAATTTTCTTACTTCCTCTTGAATATCTATTTCTAATTGTTTAGAAAGGATTGTTGTAATCTCACCCGAATATTCTGTTATGCCGCGTTCAATTTTACTTAAATGACTAACAGAACAAATCCCTTTTGATAGCTGTTCTTGCGTGTATCCTTTTTGTTCTCTGTAGTATTTTAAAATTTTCCCCTCAATCATCCTGTCCCCCCCTACAAATAGTATACAGAATATATGAAAGGTTTGGAATAATCTTTAAAAGG encodes:
- a CDS encoding helix-turn-helix domain-containing protein, translated to MIEGKILKYYREQKGYTQEQLSKGICSVSHLSKIERGITEYSGEITTILSKQLEIDIQEEVRKFKSFVAALQEWQNAIVMLDTEDMHVKKAALDANPLKDIPDFQVRYSLFLARHYLVFYEIEKCHKIMEKIKKLDYNLTPYESNLYNHVQGIYYFSIGSYKNSIEVLKKINSNYSSQEYYYHLAISYHAVHDNTLAQYYAQKALHYFQETLNFTRILDTETLIILQINAQSQFSLEETRKYYYKLIQSAKKIQSVDRLLKLYYNFGQELFRRKYFEEAKEYLDKGFSLIKEDDFYYLTMLDLYIDICYKGNLKSKERLLSDAKKGLNHAIRRKDHRYLYFNLHIFLLNGMEDSYYEYVENEVLPYFVKSGNEDGIQHFEVRLFRYFIKTGQNEKAWTIAKKKMLAEKSHYDLD